One window of Silvimonas iriomotensis genomic DNA carries:
- a CDS encoding SMP-30/gluconolactonase/LRE family protein: MTETIHIACEGQFQLAEGVQYDDATGHVWWTNINARELWRLDPSSGEERYWILPQRIGCFALTRRQDVLLLALEGGLALFNIQTGALKRMAAVEPHILETRSNDGRCDRAGNLVFGTQNERGRRAAGSWYRFDTNGRLQVLDLPNIAIPNSLCFSPDGDTLYWCDSRLHVLMQSTYDQNTGAISNTRLFADPGDARVHPDGSCIDDEGCLWNAEWYGQRIVRYRPDGSVDRVIPLPVSQPSCVAFGGPALNILYISTAREDLDAAAIAQEPLAGAILAIPMGDVRGLPESRWGGTV, from the coding sequence ATGACGGAAACGATTCATATCGCCTGCGAAGGCCAGTTCCAGCTGGCTGAAGGCGTGCAATACGATGACGCCACCGGCCATGTCTGGTGGACCAACATCAACGCGCGCGAGTTATGGCGGCTTGATCCTTCCAGCGGCGAAGAGCGTTACTGGATTCTGCCGCAACGCATAGGCTGCTTTGCGCTGACCCGTCGGCAAGATGTCTTGTTGCTGGCGCTGGAGGGCGGCCTGGCCCTCTTCAATATCCAGACCGGCGCGCTCAAGCGCATGGCCGCAGTCGAGCCGCACATTCTGGAAACCCGCAGCAACGATGGCCGCTGCGATCGCGCTGGCAACCTTGTGTTTGGCACGCAGAACGAACGCGGCCGCCGGGCCGCCGGAAGCTGGTACCGCTTTGATACGAATGGCCGGCTGCAAGTGCTTGATTTGCCGAATATTGCTATCCCCAATAGCCTGTGTTTCAGCCCGGATGGCGACACCTTGTACTGGTGCGATTCGCGTCTGCATGTGCTGATGCAAAGCACCTACGACCAGAACACCGGCGCCATCAGCAATACCCGCCTGTTTGCCGACCCGGGCGACGCCCGCGTGCACCCGGACGGCTCATGCATTGATGATGAGGGCTGCCTGTGGAACGCCGAATGGTACGGCCAGCGCATTGTGCGCTACCGGCCTGACGGCAGCGTAGACCGGGTGATTCCGCTGCCGGTATCGCAACCCAGTTGCGTGGCTTTTGGCGGTCCGGCGCTGAACATTTTGTATATCTCCACCGCCCGCGAAGACCTCGACGCCGCCGCCATTGCGCAAGAACCGCTGGCCGGGGCGATCCTGGCGATTCCGATGGGGGATGTCAGAGGGCTGCCAGAGAGCCGGTGGGGCGGCACGGTTTAA
- a CDS encoding SDR family oxidoreductase, with the protein MHRLDNKVAIITGAAQGIGAATVRLFAKEGAKVVINVRQDDERAAALVHEIGPQNAMVFAADVADHAGVNAMIDATLARFGKIDVLVNNAGINVFNDPLKLTDEEWERCFAVDLKGVWHCCQAVLPHMLQAGAGSIVNIASVHGHKIIPGAFPYPVAKHGLIGLTRALGIQYAAQGVRVNSISPGLIMTPIAETYFNSQSDPVAARKHQAELLPCKRIGEPDEVAYTALFLATDEARFINATDILIDGGRSQLYHE; encoded by the coding sequence ATGCACAGACTCGACAACAAAGTCGCCATCATTACCGGCGCGGCCCAGGGCATCGGCGCTGCCACCGTGCGCCTGTTTGCCAAAGAGGGCGCCAAAGTCGTCATCAATGTGCGTCAAGACGACGAACGCGCCGCCGCGCTGGTTCATGAAATCGGCCCGCAAAACGCCATGGTGTTTGCGGCGGACGTGGCGGATCATGCCGGCGTCAACGCCATGATCGACGCCACGCTGGCCCGTTTTGGCAAGATTGATGTGCTGGTCAACAACGCCGGCATCAACGTCTTTAATGACCCGCTCAAACTTACGGATGAAGAGTGGGAGCGCTGCTTTGCGGTAGACCTCAAAGGCGTGTGGCACTGCTGCCAGGCCGTGTTGCCGCATATGTTGCAGGCGGGGGCGGGCAGCATCGTCAACATTGCTTCTGTGCACGGCCACAAGATCATCCCCGGTGCGTTTCCGTACCCGGTCGCCAAACATGGCTTGATCGGCCTGACGCGGGCGCTGGGTATCCAGTATGCGGCGCAAGGCGTGCGGGTAAATTCGATCTCGCCCGGGTTGATCATGACGCCGATTGCCGAGACGTACTTCAACAGCCAGTCAGACCCCGTCGCCGCCCGCAAGCATCAGGCCGAACTCTTGCCGTGCAAGCGCATTGGCGAGCCGGATGAAGTGGCCTACACCGCGCTGTTTCTGGCCACGGACGAAGCCCGTTTTATTAATGCGACCGACATCCTGATTGATGGTGGCCGTTCCCAGCTTTATCACGAGTAA
- a CDS encoding 2-dehydro-3-deoxy-6-phosphogalactonate aldolase, translated as MTWPTKLPLIAILRGITPAESNQHIIALIEAGFDAIEIPLNSPDWQISIGEAVNAFGDRALIGGGTVLTPQDVATLAGLGGKLIVTPNMDPTVITRAVALGQYMACGVATPTEAFAALAAGAQALKVFPAASFGPEYIKAIKAVLPKTTPVMAVGGVTPANLSTWLAAGCIGAGLGSDLYKPGQPVSRTQDQAQAFVQAYKDATA; from the coding sequence ATGACCTGGCCCACAAAGCTCCCGCTGATTGCCATTTTGCGCGGCATTACGCCGGCGGAATCAAACCAACACATCATCGCGCTGATCGAAGCGGGGTTTGATGCGATTGAAATCCCGCTCAATTCGCCTGACTGGCAGATCAGCATTGGTGAGGCGGTGAACGCCTTTGGCGACCGCGCGCTGATTGGCGGCGGTACGGTGCTGACACCACAAGATGTGGCCACCCTGGCCGGGCTGGGCGGCAAGTTGATTGTGACGCCCAATATGGACCCGACCGTGATTACCCGTGCCGTGGCGCTGGGCCAGTACATGGCGTGCGGCGTGGCGACCCCGACCGAAGCCTTTGCCGCGCTGGCCGCCGGGGCGCAGGCGCTCAAGGTGTTTCCGGCCGCCAGCTTCGGCCCGGAGTACATCAAGGCCATCAAGGCGGTCTTGCCCAAAACCACGCCAGTGATGGCGGTGGGCGGGGTGACGCCGGCCAATCTTTCTACCTGGCTGGCAGCCGGTTGTATCGGCGCCGGGCTGGGCAGTGATCTCTACAAACCGGGCCAGCCCGTTTCGCGCACGCAGGATCAGGCGCAGGCGTTTGTGCAGGCATACAAGGATGCAACCGCATGA
- the dgoD gene encoding galactonate dehydratase, protein MKITRISTWRVPPRWMFLKIETDEGIVGWGEPVLEGKARTVEAAVHELSEYLIGQDPARINDLWQVMYRAGFYRGGGILMSAIAGIDQALWDIKGKALGVPVYQLLGGLVRDKVKTYSWVGGDRPADIIRDIKERVAVGFDTFKMNGCEELAVIDSSRAIDAAVNKVAEIREAFGNSIEFGLDFHGRVTAPMAKVLIKELEPYRPLFIEEPVLAEQAEYYPRLAAQTHIPIAAGERMFSRFEFKNVLAAGGLAILQPDLSHAGGITECMKIAAMAESYDVALAPHCPLGPIALASCLHVDFVSWNAFIQEQSMGIHYNKGGEVLDYVLNKEDFALESGHIKPFTRPGLGVELDEALIIERSKNAPDWRNPLWRHVDGSVAEW, encoded by the coding sequence ATGAAAATCACCAGAATCAGTACCTGGCGTGTGCCGCCGCGCTGGATGTTCCTGAAGATTGAAACCGACGAAGGCATTGTGGGCTGGGGCGAACCGGTGCTGGAAGGCAAGGCACGCACGGTCGAGGCCGCGGTGCATGAATTGTCTGAATACTTGATCGGGCAAGACCCGGCGCGCATCAACGACTTGTGGCAGGTGATGTACCGCGCTGGCTTTTATCGGGGTGGCGGCATTTTGATGAGCGCCATCGCCGGCATCGACCAGGCCTTGTGGGACATCAAAGGCAAAGCGCTGGGCGTGCCGGTGTACCAGTTGCTGGGCGGCCTGGTGCGCGACAAGGTCAAGACCTATAGCTGGGTGGGCGGGGATCGTCCGGCCGATATCATCCGGGATATCAAGGAACGGGTCGCGGTGGGGTTCGATACCTTCAAGATGAACGGGTGCGAAGAACTGGCCGTGATCGACAGCAGCCGCGCCATTGACGCGGCGGTGAACAAAGTGGCGGAAATCCGCGAAGCCTTTGGCAACAGCATCGAGTTCGGTCTGGATTTTCACGGCCGCGTGACGGCGCCGATGGCCAAGGTGCTGATCAAGGAACTGGAGCCTTACCGCCCGCTATTTATCGAGGAACCCGTACTGGCCGAGCAGGCCGAGTACTACCCGCGCCTGGCAGCGCAGACGCATATCCCGATTGCCGCCGGGGAGCGCATGTTCTCGCGCTTTGAATTCAAGAACGTGCTGGCGGCAGGCGGTCTGGCGATTCTGCAGCCCGATCTCTCTCATGCTGGCGGCATTACCGAATGCATGAAGATTGCCGCCATGGCTGAAAGCTATGATGTCGCGCTCGCCCCGCATTGCCCGCTGGGCCCGATTGCGCTGGCGTCCTGCCTGCACGTGGATTTTGTGTCCTGGAATGCCTTTATCCAGGAGCAAAGCATGGGCATCCACTACAACAAGGGCGGTGAAGTGCTGGACTACGTGCTGAACAAGGAAGACTTTGCGCTGGAAAGCGGCCATATCAAGCCGTTTACCCGGCCGGGACTGGGCGTGGAACTGGACGAAGCGCTGATCATTGAACGCAGCAAGAATGCGCCGGACTGGCGTAATCCGCTGTGGCGACATGTGGATGGCAGTGTGGCAGAGTGGTGA
- a CDS encoding NAD-glutamate dehydrogenase domain-containing protein, protein MQQSSLTQTTHPLEVTLVNTDAGYGITLAQHPAIPSLSALLPALHNMGLQVEREEQQERAGRQTRRSLLWFDDASAAQLATLTDPSRLADFLRRLFSGEAEDGRLNGLALVAGLNAHEIMLIRAYASYLRQAGWHMSLRYMADCLRRQPAAVRAWLGYHHARLDPLMSRNRAAAEELERVARTQLERQIAALADADAADLLEKLRQLVGATVRSTYFCHSTHDTLPTYLAIKLDAQSLDFLPKPRPFREIYVFSERFEGVHLRGGAVSRGGLRWSDRREDYRTEVLGLVKAQLVKNAVIVPTGAKGGFVCKALPFDASREATQAEGVACYQLFINALLDLTDNLVDGVMTPPAQVVRHDADDPYLVVAADKGTASFSDLANAISVQRGFWLGDAFASGGSNGYDHKKMGITARGAWETARLRFTGLGIDWTQDSFTAVGIGDMSGDVFGNGMLLMPHLQLLAAFDHRHIFIDPAPATAQAYAERQRLFALPRSSWADYNTALISAGGGVYARSERQITVSDATRQWLGLSQNTLTPDALIRALLAAPVTVLYNGGIGTYVKAAQETHEQVRDRANDRIRLDAHEVRAQVVVEGGNLGLTQAARVALASQGVRVMTDAVDNSAGVDCSDHEVNLKILLRQAALPAAATSALLTDMTGAVEQAVLTTNRAQARRILRHRHQPGLLADPCALLQQLENSTGLDRQLEQLPADAVIQQREQHTLYEPELAVLLAHSKMAIKSAVLAGAGAVQPWHHYLLTRYFPQPVRTLDLTAHALKHEIIATRLANELVDRAGIGFAHDLVRRRGWPLLRVTEAFAFAWAALDMDSWLQRHDVLITTLPAATRHAIDTALERGLAEAVHAVLASPAVLSQASWAVFADQLGEFTEAPLITPALLPEEINRRVRRFVRLSAATPLIAHGHHAATVLSALEQVSQNTGFAAITPRLDTAAQAVIARIELLLTSALLAQRGGALEDVLQRLNLAGAMAVLTGSGSDEQLAAAVAQLDEARFQHELRLHVA, encoded by the coding sequence ATGCAGCAATCCAGCCTCACGCAAACTACCCATCCGCTTGAAGTTACGCTGGTCAACACCGATGCCGGTTACGGCATCACCCTCGCGCAGCACCCCGCTATCCCCTCTTTGTCCGCGCTCTTGCCCGCCCTGCACAACATGGGCCTGCAAGTTGAGCGTGAAGAACAGCAAGAACGCGCCGGCCGGCAAACCCGCCGCTCGCTCTTGTGGTTTGATGACGCCTCTGCCGCGCAACTGGCAACCCTTACCGATCCCTCACGCCTGGCGGACTTTTTGCGCCGCCTGTTCAGTGGTGAAGCCGAAGACGGCCGCCTGAACGGGCTGGCCCTGGTCGCCGGGCTCAATGCCCATGAAATCATGCTGATCCGCGCCTACGCCAGTTATCTGCGCCAGGCCGGCTGGCACATGAGCCTGCGCTATATGGCCGATTGCCTGCGCCGCCAGCCCGCCGCCGTGCGTGCCTGGCTGGGTTATCACCATGCGCGGCTGGACCCGCTGATGAGCCGCAACCGGGCTGCCGCAGAAGAACTGGAACGCGTCGCCCGTACCCAGCTGGAACGGCAGATTGCCGCCCTGGCCGATGCCGACGCGGCAGACCTGCTGGAGAAACTGCGCCAGCTGGTGGGCGCTACCGTGCGCAGCACTTATTTCTGCCACAGCACCCACGACACTTTGCCCACGTATCTGGCCATCAAGCTGGATGCACAATCGCTGGATTTCCTGCCAAAACCACGACCATTCCGCGAAATTTACGTGTTTTCAGAGCGATTTGAAGGCGTGCATCTGCGCGGTGGTGCGGTTTCCCGGGGCGGGTTGCGCTGGTCAGACCGGCGCGAAGATTACCGCACGGAAGTGCTGGGGCTGGTCAAAGCGCAACTGGTGAAAAACGCCGTGATTGTCCCGACCGGCGCCAAGGGCGGTTTTGTGTGCAAGGCACTGCCGTTTGATGCCAGCCGCGAAGCCACCCAGGCCGAGGGCGTGGCGTGCTATCAGTTGTTTATCAACGCCTTGCTGGACCTGACCGACAACCTGGTCGATGGCGTCATGACGCCGCCAGCCCAGGTCGTGCGCCACGATGCGGATGATCCGTATCTGGTGGTCGCGGCCGATAAAGGCACGGCCAGTTTTTCCGATCTGGCCAATGCCATTTCAGTCCAGCGCGGCTTCTGGCTGGGCGATGCCTTTGCCTCTGGCGGTTCTAACGGTTATGACCACAAAAAGATGGGCATTACCGCCAGGGGCGCGTGGGAAACCGCCCGCCTGCGCTTTACCGGACTGGGGATCGACTGGACGCAAGACAGCTTCACCGCAGTCGGCATTGGCGATATGAGCGGCGACGTATTCGGCAACGGCATGTTGCTGATGCCGCACTTGCAATTGCTGGCGGCGTTTGATCATCGCCACATTTTCATCGACCCCGCGCCCGCAACCGCCCAGGCCTATGCCGAACGCCAGCGCCTGTTTGCCCTGCCGCGCTCGTCCTGGGCCGACTACAACACCGCGCTGATCTCTGCCGGTGGCGGCGTGTACGCCCGCAGCGAGCGCCAGATTACGGTGTCGGACGCCACCCGCCAGTGGCTGGGCCTGAGCCAGAACACCCTCACCCCGGACGCGCTCATCCGCGCCCTGCTGGCCGCGCCGGTCACGGTGCTCTACAACGGCGGCATTGGCACCTACGTGAAAGCCGCGCAGGAAACGCACGAACAAGTGCGCGACCGCGCCAACGACCGCATCCGGCTGGACGCCCACGAAGTGCGCGCGCAGGTAGTAGTGGAAGGCGGCAATCTGGGGCTGACCCAAGCCGCCCGCGTGGCGCTGGCCAGCCAGGGCGTGCGGGTAATGACCGATGCCGTGGATAACTCGGCCGGCGTGGATTGTTCCGATCACGAGGTCAATCTGAAAATCCTGCTGCGCCAGGCCGCCTTGCCGGCTGCGGCCACCAGCGCCCTGCTGACCGATATGACCGGTGCGGTCGAACAAGCCGTGCTGACCACCAACCGCGCCCAGGCACGCCGCATTTTGCGCCACCGCCATCAGCCCGGCTTGCTGGCCGACCCCTGCGCCTTGCTGCAGCAACTGGAAAACAGCACCGGGCTGGATCGCCAGCTGGAACAACTGCCGGCCGATGCCGTCATCCAGCAACGCGAACAGCACACGCTGTACGAGCCTGAACTGGCCGTGCTGCTGGCCCACAGCAAGATGGCGATCAAATCTGCCGTGCTGGCCGGTGCGGGCGCCGTGCAACCGTGGCACCACTATCTGCTGACGCGGTATTTCCCGCAGCCGGTACGCACGCTGGATCTGACCGCACACGCGCTCAAGCACGAAATCATCGCCACGCGCCTTGCCAATGAACTGGTGGACCGCGCCGGCATCGGCTTTGCCCATGATCTGGTGCGCCGCCGCGGCTGGCCGCTGCTGCGGGTGACCGAGGCCTTTGCCTTTGCCTGGGCCGCGCTGGACATGGACAGCTGGCTGCAGCGCCATGATGTCCTGATCACCACCTTGCCCGCCGCCACCCGCCACGCCATTGATACGGCTCTGGAACGTGGTCTGGCTGAAGCAGTGCATGCGGTGCTCGCCAGCCCGGCGGTGTTGAGCCAGGCCAGCTGGGCGGTATTTGCCGATCAACTGGGCGAGTTCACCGAGGCGCCGCTGATTACGCCGGCATTGCTGCCGGAGGAAATCAACCGTCGCGTGCGCCGCTTTGTGCGCTTGTCTGCCGCCACGCCATTGATCGCCCACGGCCACCACGCGGCCACGGTGTTGAGCGCGCTGGAGCAGGTCTCGCAAAACACCGGCTTTGCCGCGATCACGCCGCGGCTGGATACCGCAGCGCAAGCCGTGATCGCCCGCATTGAACTGTTGCTGACCTCTGCGCTTTTGGCACAACGCGGCGGCGCACTGGAAGACGTGCTGCAGCGGCTGAATCTGGCCGGGGCCATGGCCGTGTTAACGGGCAGTGGCAGCGATGAGCAACTGGCTGCGGCCGTGGCGCAACTGGATGAAGCGCGCTTTCAGCATGAGTTGCGCTTGCATGTTGCGTGA
- a CDS encoding helix-turn-helix transcriptional regulator produces the protein MTQKKNATGKALLLERYRHVADGIATLFFPYAEVVIHNLEDQRVVYLANNLSRRQIGDDSALEELRQDSAERIMGPYEKLNWDGRRMRSVSMVLRDDEQHAVGVMCINFNIAVFDDMQSALSLFIKGAGVIAQPAALFKDDWQERINTFMHGWLSERQLSLNTLSRNHRQALVEALYEEGAFQRKSAADYVANVLGMGRATVYKHVKKLKEGE, from the coding sequence ATGACCCAGAAAAAGAATGCGACCGGCAAAGCCTTGCTGCTGGAGCGCTATCGCCACGTGGCCGATGGCATCGCCACGCTGTTCTTCCCCTACGCTGAAGTGGTCATCCACAACCTGGAAGACCAGCGCGTCGTGTACCTGGCCAATAACCTGTCCAGACGGCAGATCGGTGACGACTCTGCCCTGGAAGAACTGCGCCAGGACAGCGCCGAACGCATCATGGGCCCGTACGAGAAACTGAACTGGGACGGCCGGCGCATGCGTTCGGTCAGCATGGTGTTACGCGATGATGAGCAGCATGCCGTGGGGGTGATGTGCATCAACTTCAACATCGCCGTGTTTGACGACATGCAGTCGGCGCTCAGCCTGTTTATCAAGGGCGCTGGCGTCATCGCCCAGCCTGCGGCGCTGTTCAAGGATGACTGGCAGGAGCGCATCAACACCTTCATGCACGGCTGGTTGTCAGAGCGGCAATTGTCGCTGAATACGCTCTCCCGCAATCACCGCCAGGCGCTGGTTGAAGCCTTGTATGAAGAAGGCGCATTCCAGCGCAAGAGTGCGGCAGATTACGTGGCCAATGTGCTGGGGATGGGGCGGGCGACGGTATACAAGCACGTGAAGAAATTGAAGGAAGGCGAGTGA
- a CDS encoding ornithine cyclodeaminase family protein: MNSAAAPTPLIADAATVRALLPRLDVRKVLQDTFHALGHDKAVQPAQTLTLFPQDAGDFITYQGVLAHAGVFGAKLSPYIVNPGKPVITAWTMLMSMQTGQPLLLCDASLLTTERTAGTTALAVDYLAAPTASRLAIIGSGAVAQAHLRHVARLRSWSHIRVYSPSLAAQPEQQAAWRALDSRVEISASTEQCVHDADVIMLCTSSGTPVLDPADLTRPALITSISTNVVRAHEIPPAALPGMAVYCDYKRTTPASAGEMVVAADRYGWSASNVIGDLADLANHRCALPDYKKHAFFRSIGLGLEDIAIAHALYQVLQTGQ, from the coding sequence ATGAATTCCGCTGCTGCCCCCACCCCTTTGATTGCAGATGCCGCCACGGTGCGCGCCCTGTTGCCCCGCCTGGATGTGCGCAAGGTGTTGCAAGACACTTTCCACGCCCTGGGCCACGACAAAGCCGTGCAACCGGCGCAAACGCTGACCCTGTTTCCGCAGGACGCGGGCGACTTCATCACCTATCAAGGCGTGCTGGCGCATGCCGGCGTGTTTGGCGCCAAACTCTCGCCGTACATCGTCAACCCGGGCAAGCCGGTGATCACCGCGTGGACCATGCTGATGTCCATGCAAACCGGCCAGCCGCTGCTGCTGTGTGATGCCAGCCTGCTGACTACCGAACGCACCGCAGGCACCACGGCGCTGGCGGTCGACTATCTGGCCGCACCAACGGCCAGCCGCCTGGCCATTATCGGCAGTGGTGCCGTTGCGCAGGCGCACTTGCGCCATGTCGCCCGGCTGCGTAGCTGGAGCCATATCCGCGTTTACTCGCCCAGCCTGGCCGCGCAACCCGAACAACAAGCCGCCTGGCGTGCGCTTGATAGCCGTGTCGAGATTTCCGCCAGCACTGAACAATGCGTGCATGACGCAGATGTGATCATGCTGTGCACCTCATCGGGCACGCCCGTGCTGGACCCGGCCGACCTGACCCGCCCGGCGCTGATTACCTCGATCAGCACCAACGTGGTCCGCGCGCATGAGATTCCGCCGGCGGCCCTGCCCGGCATGGCGGTGTATTGCGACTACAAACGCACTACGCCCGCCAGCGCTGGCGAGATGGTGGTCGCGGCAGATCGCTATGGCTGGTCTGCCAGCAATGTGATCGGGGACCTGGCCGATCTGGCCAACCACCGCTGCGCCCTGCCGGATTACAAGAAGCACGCATTCTTCCGTTCGATCGGGCTGGGTCTGGAAGACATCGCCATTGCACATGCGCTTTATCAGGTGTTGCAGACCGGACAGTAA